The Osmerus eperlanus chromosome 7, fOsmEpe2.1, whole genome shotgun sequence genome includes a region encoding these proteins:
- the abcb5 gene encoding ATP-dependent translocase ABCB1 isoform X2: MTDYYLEAIQLDGYPNLAFAEDEKPPKDANGDLPEVSIEPRGKGVFGKKKKKTKEAANSVGFFQLFRYATPLEIILMIIGLVCAALHGIALPLMIVIFGQMTDSFVQSGQQLNLTGNFTFEILNSTECLAIPGVDIEALMTQHAYYFVGIGCAALLLGTFQVMLFLLTATKQTKRIREKYFHAILHQQMSWFDTHPIGVLNVRLTDDINTINDGLGDKICVFVQFFCTFVTGFIIGFVFGWKLTLVILTVSPLLAGSAAAWSKILASLTSKELMAYAKAGAVAEEILVAIRTVVAFNGQKKAVEKYEKNLEDAKNFGIKKAITTNASMGLTQFIIFGAYALAFWYGTKLSVDEPENYSIGKVITVFFAVMIGSFSLGQGAPNLESIAKARGAAYEVYKTIDMPRPIDSSSKEGHKPDLVRGDVEFKNIHFSYPSRKTVKILQGVNLKVPHGKTIALVGASGCGKSTTIQLLQRFYDPDEGQVTLDGQDIRSLNVKWLRENIGIVSQEPVLFGTTIAENIRYGREDATDEDIERAVKEANAYEFISKLPDKLNTMVGERGAQLSGGQKQRIAIARALVKNPKILILDEATSALDTQSESIVQGALDKARAGRTTIVIAHRLSTIRTADVIAGFSDGQVVEQGSHKELMAKKGIYYSLVMQQTKGQPDENCEEESSDEGSSFDSSDMDEEIIGEETAQNGGFQHNSVINRSFKRKSSKRNSKKKKSGKKQKKEKNKEVVDVPFTRILALNKPEWPYLLVGTLSSLIGGATYPCVAILFAKIIGVFAEVDPEVKRQRTLMFSLLFLLIGGVAFVTFFLQGFMFGKSGELLTMRLRSQVFTAMMRQEISWFDDNENAVGVLTTKLATDASLVKGAAGSRLGLATSTVCALTIAIVVAFIHSWQLTLLILACVPFLIGANFIQMRAMAGHASKDQGALEQSGKISTETVENFKTVVALTREDVFFRKFMESLRKPYESGLIKAPVYGITFALAQAIPYFVNAAIFRFGSWLIAHCHTEYENVFLVFSVIVFAAMNIGESSSLAPDFAKAKTSAKRILDLLEKSPEIDIYSDKGEKPSDFTGDIDFRGVHFAYPTRSNVRVLQGLDVSVKTGQTLALVGESGCGKSTSVQLLERFYDTAEGQVFADGADIKSLNLAWLRSQLGLVSQEPILFDCTITENIQYGDNDRQVSQEEVEEAAKSANIHNFILGLPEKYNTRVGDKGAQLSGGQKQRIAIARALVRRPKVLLLDEATSALDTESEKIVQQALDDARLGRTCIVIAHRLSTIQNADMIAVIQNGQVSEQGTHNELMAKQGAYYALVNAQVSH; the protein is encoded by the exons ATGACTGACTATTACCTCGAAGCCATACAATTGGATGGTTACCCAAACTTGGCCTTTGCTGAGGATGAAAAGCCACCCAAGGATGCAAATGGAGATCTCCCAGAAGTCAGCATCGAGCCAAGGGGCAAGGGTGTCTTTGG gaaaaagaagaaaaagacaaaagaGGCCGCTAACAGTGTGGGATTTTTTCAGCTG TTCCGCTACGCCACTCCCCTGGAGATCATTCTAATGATCATCGGCCTAGTGTGTGCTGCGTTACACGGGATAGCACTGCCCCTCATGATCGTCATCTTTGGGCAGATGACTGACAGCTTTGTGCAGAGCGGACAACAACTGAATTTAACAG GAAATTTTACTTTTGAGATCTTGAACTCAACGGAGTGTCTTGCAATTCCTGGAGTAGATATTGAGGCGTTAATGACACA ACATGCATATTACTTCGTTGGAATTGGTTGTGCAGCCTTACTGCTGGGGACTTTTCAGGTGATGCTGTTTTTGCTAACAGCCACTAAACAGACCAAACGGATCAGGGAGAAGTACTTCCATGCCATTTTACACCAACAAATGTCGTGGTTTGACACACACCCTATTGGTGTGCTAAATGTCAGGCTTACAGA TGATATCAACACAATCAATGATGGACTTGGCGACaagatatgtgtgtttgtgcagttcTTCTGCACCTTTGTGACTGGGTTCATCATCGGGTTTGTCTTTGGCTGGAAGCTGACCCTGGTCATCCTGACAGTCAGTCCTCTTTTAGCGGGTTCTGCTGCCGCATGGTCCAAA ATTCTTGCCAGTTTGACCAGTAAGGAGCTCATGGCCTACGCCAAGGCAGGAGCAGTGGCAGAGGAGATTCTCGTGGCAATCAGGACAGTTGTTGCCTTTAATGGACAGAAGAAAGCTGTGGAGAA GTACGAAAAAAATCTGGAAGATGCAAAAAACTTTGGCATTAAAAAGGCAATCACCACTAATGCATCTATGGGTCTCACCCAGTTCATAATATTTGGTGCCTATGCCCTGGCTTTCTGGTATGGAACAAAGCTCTCCGTGGACGAACCTGAGAACTACTCAATTGGAAAAGTTATCACA GTCTTTTTTGCGGTGATGATAGGGTCTTTTTCATTAGGCCAGGGTGCTCCAAACTTGGAGAGCATTGCCAAAGCCCGTGGTGCTGCCTATGAGGTCTACAAAACTATCGACATG CCCCGCCCCATCGACAGCAGTTCAAAGGAGGGCCACAAACCAGACCTTGTGAGGGGAGACGTTGAATTCAAAAACATCCACTTCAGCTACCCCTCCAGAAAAACTGTCAAA ATTCTGCAAGGAGTGAACCTGAAGGTGCCTCACGGGAAGACGATAGCTCTGGTGGGGGCCAGTGGCTGTGGGAAGAGCACCACCATCCAGCTGCTGCAGCGATTCTATGATCCTGATGAGGGACAG GTAACTCTGGACGGCCAAGACATCCGCTCCCTGAACGTGAAGTGGTTGAGGGAGAACATCGGCATAGTCAGCCAGGAGCCGGTGCTGTTTGGCACGACCATCGCTGAGAACATCCGCTATGGCAGAGAGGACGCCACAGACGAGGATATCGAACGTGCTGTGAAGGAAGCCAACGCCTACGAGTTCATCTCCAAGCTACCCGAC AAGCTTAACACCATGGTGGGGGAGCGTGGGGCCCAGCTCAGCGGGGGCCAGAAGCAGAGGATAGCCATTGCTAGAGCCCTGGTCAAGAACCCCAAGATCCTCATTCTGGACGAGGCCACCTCCGCTCTGGACACCCAGAGTGAGTCCATTGTCCAGGGGGCGCTGGATAAG GCCAGGGCTGGGCGCACCACCATCGTCATCGCCCACCGCCTGTCTACCATCAGGACTGCGGACGTGATCGCTGGCTTCAGTGACGGCCAGGTGGTGGAACAGGGTTCTCACAAGGAGCTTATGGCCAAGAAGGGGATCTACTACTCGTTAGTCATGCAGCAG ACAAAAGGACAACCAGATGAAAATTGTGAGGAAGAATCCTCTGATGAAGGCTCGTCCTTTGACAGCTCGGATATGGATGAGGAGATCATCGGTGAGGAAACGGCCCAAAATGGAGGGTTTCAACATAACTCTGTCATCAACAGAAGCTTCAAGAGAAAGTCGTCCAAAAGgaacagcaaaaaaaagaaatcaggaaaaaaacaaaagaag GAGAAAAACAAGGAAGTGGTGGATGTCCCTTTTACCAGGATCCTGGCTCTGAACAAGCCAGAATGGCCCTACCTGTTGGTCGGAACTTTGTCCAGTCTCATTGGAGGGGCTACATATCCCTGTGTTGCCATCCTCTTTGCCAAAATCATTGGA GTTTTTGCTGAGGTTGATCCAGAGGTGAAACGACAAAGAACCCTGATGTTTTCACTACTCTTTCTACTCATTGGTGGGGTTGCATTTGTCACATTCTTCTTACAG GGATTCATGTTTGGTAAATCAGGCGAACTTCTCACAATGAGGCTGAGAAGTCAGGTGTTCACGGCTATGATGAGACAG GAGATCAGTTGGTTTGATGACAATGAGAATGCCGTGGGAGTCCTAACCACCAAACTGGCCACAGACGCATCTCTGGTTAAAGGG GCGGCCGGGTCAAGGCTGGGATTGGCCACCAGCACGGTGTGTGCTCTCACCATAGCCATTGTGGTGGCTTTTATCCACAGCTGGCAGctcaccctcctcatcctcgccTGCGTGCCCTTCCTCATCGGTGCCAACTTCATCCAGATGAGGGCCATGGCGGGACATGCCTCTAAAGACCAGGGGGCGCTGGAGCAGTCTGGGAAG ATATCCACTGAGACTGTTGAAAACTTCAAAACAGTGGTCGCTTTGACGCGAGAGGATGTCTTCTTTCGCAAGTTCATGGAGAGCTTGCGTAAACCATATGA ATCTGGGTTGATAAAAGCTCCTGTGTATGGCATAACATTTGCCCTGGCCCAAGCCATCCCCTACTTTGTCAATGCAGCAATCTTCCGTTTTGGCTCCTGGTTAATTGCTCACTGCCACACCGAATATGAAAATGTATTCCT TGTGTTTTCTGTGATTGTGTTTGCTGCCATGAATATCGGAGAGTCTTCCTCTCTTGCTCCTGACTTTGCAAAAGCCAAGACCTCAGCGAAGAGAATCTTAGACCTCCTGGAGAAGAGCCCAGAGATCGACATCTACAGTGACAAGGGGGAGAAGCCA TCAGACTTCACAGGGGACATTGATTTCCGCGGCGTCCACTTTGCCTATCCCACGCGGTCGAATGTGAGGGTGCTGCAGGGCCTGGATGTGTCTGTGAAGACGGGCCAGACGCTGGCCCTGGTGGGCGAGAGCGGCTGTGGAAAGAGCACCTCGGTCCAGCTGCTGGAGCGCTTCTATGACACGGCTGAGGGACAAGTG TTTGCTGACGGTGCTGACATAAAGAGCTTGAATCTGGCCTGGCTGCGTTCTCAGCTGGGCTTGGTGTCCCAGGAGCCCATCCTGTTTGACTGCACCATCACAGAGAACATCCAGTATGGAGACAACGACAGACAGGTGTCTCAGGAGGAGGTCGAGGAAGCGGCCAAGAGTGCCAACATCCACAACTTCATACTCGGCCTTCCAGAG AAATACAACACGCGAGTTGGGGATAAGGGAGCCCAGCTGTCAGGAGGGCAGAAGCAGAGGATCGCTATCGCCCGGGCTCTGGTCCGACGGCCTAAGGTGCTGCTGCTGGATGAGGCTACCTCCGCCCTGGACACGGAGAGTGAGAAA ATTGTACAGCAGGCTCTGGATGATGCCCGACTCGGCCGGACCTGTATTGTCATCGCCCACCGTCTGTCCACCATCCAGAACGCTGACATGATAGCAGTCATCCAGAATGGCCAGGTGTCTGAACAGGGCACACACAACGAGCTGATGGCCAAACAGGGGGCTTATTATGCCCTGGTTAATGCGCAAGTCTCTCACTGA
- the abcb5 gene encoding ATP-dependent translocase ABCB1 isoform X1, whose product MTDYYLEAIQLDGYPNLAFAEDEKPPKDANGDLPEVSIEPRGKGVFGKKKKKTKEAANSVGFFQLFRYATPLEIILMIIGLVCAALHGIALPLMIVIFGQMTDSFVQSGQQLNLTGNFTFEILNSTECLAIPGVDIEALMTQHAYYFVGIGCAALLLGTFQVMLFLLTATKQTKRIREKYFHAILHQQMSWFDTHPIGVLNVRLTDDINTINDGLGDKICVFVQFFCTFVTGFIIGFVFGWKLTLVILTVSPLLAGSAAAWSKILASLTSKELMAYAKAGAVAEEILVAIRTVVAFNGQKKAVEKYEKNLEDAKNFGIKKAITTNASMGLTQFIIFGAYALAFWYGTKLSVDEPENYSIGKVITVFFAVMIGSFSLGQGAPNLESIAKARGAAYEVYKTIDMPRPIDSSSKEGHKPDLVRGDVEFKNIHFSYPSRKTVKILQGVNLKVPHGKTIALVGASGCGKSTTIQLLQRFYDPDEGQVTLDGQDIRSLNVKWLRENIGIVSQEPVLFGTTIAENIRYGREDATDEDIERAVKEANAYEFISKLPDKLNTMVGERGAQLSGGQKQRIAIARALVKNPKILILDEATSALDTQSESIVQGALDKARAGRTTIVIAHRLSTIRTADVIAGFSDGQVVEQGSHKELMAKKGIYYSLVMQQTKGQPDENCEEESSDEGSSFDSSDMDEEIIGEETAQNGGFQHNSVINRSFKRKSSKRNSKKKKSGKKQKKKEKNKEVVDVPFTRILALNKPEWPYLLVGTLSSLIGGATYPCVAILFAKIIGVFAEVDPEVKRQRTLMFSLLFLLIGGVAFVTFFLQGFMFGKSGELLTMRLRSQVFTAMMRQEISWFDDNENAVGVLTTKLATDASLVKGAAGSRLGLATSTVCALTIAIVVAFIHSWQLTLLILACVPFLIGANFIQMRAMAGHASKDQGALEQSGKISTETVENFKTVVALTREDVFFRKFMESLRKPYESGLIKAPVYGITFALAQAIPYFVNAAIFRFGSWLIAHCHTEYENVFLVFSVIVFAAMNIGESSSLAPDFAKAKTSAKRILDLLEKSPEIDIYSDKGEKPSDFTGDIDFRGVHFAYPTRSNVRVLQGLDVSVKTGQTLALVGESGCGKSTSVQLLERFYDTAEGQVFADGADIKSLNLAWLRSQLGLVSQEPILFDCTITENIQYGDNDRQVSQEEVEEAAKSANIHNFILGLPEKYNTRVGDKGAQLSGGQKQRIAIARALVRRPKVLLLDEATSALDTESEKIVQQALDDARLGRTCIVIAHRLSTIQNADMIAVIQNGQVSEQGTHNELMAKQGAYYALVNAQVSH is encoded by the exons ATGACTGACTATTACCTCGAAGCCATACAATTGGATGGTTACCCAAACTTGGCCTTTGCTGAGGATGAAAAGCCACCCAAGGATGCAAATGGAGATCTCCCAGAAGTCAGCATCGAGCCAAGGGGCAAGGGTGTCTTTGG gaaaaagaagaaaaagacaaaagaGGCCGCTAACAGTGTGGGATTTTTTCAGCTG TTCCGCTACGCCACTCCCCTGGAGATCATTCTAATGATCATCGGCCTAGTGTGTGCTGCGTTACACGGGATAGCACTGCCCCTCATGATCGTCATCTTTGGGCAGATGACTGACAGCTTTGTGCAGAGCGGACAACAACTGAATTTAACAG GAAATTTTACTTTTGAGATCTTGAACTCAACGGAGTGTCTTGCAATTCCTGGAGTAGATATTGAGGCGTTAATGACACA ACATGCATATTACTTCGTTGGAATTGGTTGTGCAGCCTTACTGCTGGGGACTTTTCAGGTGATGCTGTTTTTGCTAACAGCCACTAAACAGACCAAACGGATCAGGGAGAAGTACTTCCATGCCATTTTACACCAACAAATGTCGTGGTTTGACACACACCCTATTGGTGTGCTAAATGTCAGGCTTACAGA TGATATCAACACAATCAATGATGGACTTGGCGACaagatatgtgtgtttgtgcagttcTTCTGCACCTTTGTGACTGGGTTCATCATCGGGTTTGTCTTTGGCTGGAAGCTGACCCTGGTCATCCTGACAGTCAGTCCTCTTTTAGCGGGTTCTGCTGCCGCATGGTCCAAA ATTCTTGCCAGTTTGACCAGTAAGGAGCTCATGGCCTACGCCAAGGCAGGAGCAGTGGCAGAGGAGATTCTCGTGGCAATCAGGACAGTTGTTGCCTTTAATGGACAGAAGAAAGCTGTGGAGAA GTACGAAAAAAATCTGGAAGATGCAAAAAACTTTGGCATTAAAAAGGCAATCACCACTAATGCATCTATGGGTCTCACCCAGTTCATAATATTTGGTGCCTATGCCCTGGCTTTCTGGTATGGAACAAAGCTCTCCGTGGACGAACCTGAGAACTACTCAATTGGAAAAGTTATCACA GTCTTTTTTGCGGTGATGATAGGGTCTTTTTCATTAGGCCAGGGTGCTCCAAACTTGGAGAGCATTGCCAAAGCCCGTGGTGCTGCCTATGAGGTCTACAAAACTATCGACATG CCCCGCCCCATCGACAGCAGTTCAAAGGAGGGCCACAAACCAGACCTTGTGAGGGGAGACGTTGAATTCAAAAACATCCACTTCAGCTACCCCTCCAGAAAAACTGTCAAA ATTCTGCAAGGAGTGAACCTGAAGGTGCCTCACGGGAAGACGATAGCTCTGGTGGGGGCCAGTGGCTGTGGGAAGAGCACCACCATCCAGCTGCTGCAGCGATTCTATGATCCTGATGAGGGACAG GTAACTCTGGACGGCCAAGACATCCGCTCCCTGAACGTGAAGTGGTTGAGGGAGAACATCGGCATAGTCAGCCAGGAGCCGGTGCTGTTTGGCACGACCATCGCTGAGAACATCCGCTATGGCAGAGAGGACGCCACAGACGAGGATATCGAACGTGCTGTGAAGGAAGCCAACGCCTACGAGTTCATCTCCAAGCTACCCGAC AAGCTTAACACCATGGTGGGGGAGCGTGGGGCCCAGCTCAGCGGGGGCCAGAAGCAGAGGATAGCCATTGCTAGAGCCCTGGTCAAGAACCCCAAGATCCTCATTCTGGACGAGGCCACCTCCGCTCTGGACACCCAGAGTGAGTCCATTGTCCAGGGGGCGCTGGATAAG GCCAGGGCTGGGCGCACCACCATCGTCATCGCCCACCGCCTGTCTACCATCAGGACTGCGGACGTGATCGCTGGCTTCAGTGACGGCCAGGTGGTGGAACAGGGTTCTCACAAGGAGCTTATGGCCAAGAAGGGGATCTACTACTCGTTAGTCATGCAGCAG ACAAAAGGACAACCAGATGAAAATTGTGAGGAAGAATCCTCTGATGAAGGCTCGTCCTTTGACAGCTCGGATATGGATGAGGAGATCATCGGTGAGGAAACGGCCCAAAATGGAGGGTTTCAACATAACTCTGTCATCAACAGAAGCTTCAAGAGAAAGTCGTCCAAAAGgaacagcaaaaaaaagaaatcaggaaaaaaacaaaagaag AAGGAGAAAAACAAGGAAGTGGTGGATGTCCCTTTTACCAGGATCCTGGCTCTGAACAAGCCAGAATGGCCCTACCTGTTGGTCGGAACTTTGTCCAGTCTCATTGGAGGGGCTACATATCCCTGTGTTGCCATCCTCTTTGCCAAAATCATTGGA GTTTTTGCTGAGGTTGATCCAGAGGTGAAACGACAAAGAACCCTGATGTTTTCACTACTCTTTCTACTCATTGGTGGGGTTGCATTTGTCACATTCTTCTTACAG GGATTCATGTTTGGTAAATCAGGCGAACTTCTCACAATGAGGCTGAGAAGTCAGGTGTTCACGGCTATGATGAGACAG GAGATCAGTTGGTTTGATGACAATGAGAATGCCGTGGGAGTCCTAACCACCAAACTGGCCACAGACGCATCTCTGGTTAAAGGG GCGGCCGGGTCAAGGCTGGGATTGGCCACCAGCACGGTGTGTGCTCTCACCATAGCCATTGTGGTGGCTTTTATCCACAGCTGGCAGctcaccctcctcatcctcgccTGCGTGCCCTTCCTCATCGGTGCCAACTTCATCCAGATGAGGGCCATGGCGGGACATGCCTCTAAAGACCAGGGGGCGCTGGAGCAGTCTGGGAAG ATATCCACTGAGACTGTTGAAAACTTCAAAACAGTGGTCGCTTTGACGCGAGAGGATGTCTTCTTTCGCAAGTTCATGGAGAGCTTGCGTAAACCATATGA ATCTGGGTTGATAAAAGCTCCTGTGTATGGCATAACATTTGCCCTGGCCCAAGCCATCCCCTACTTTGTCAATGCAGCAATCTTCCGTTTTGGCTCCTGGTTAATTGCTCACTGCCACACCGAATATGAAAATGTATTCCT TGTGTTTTCTGTGATTGTGTTTGCTGCCATGAATATCGGAGAGTCTTCCTCTCTTGCTCCTGACTTTGCAAAAGCCAAGACCTCAGCGAAGAGAATCTTAGACCTCCTGGAGAAGAGCCCAGAGATCGACATCTACAGTGACAAGGGGGAGAAGCCA TCAGACTTCACAGGGGACATTGATTTCCGCGGCGTCCACTTTGCCTATCCCACGCGGTCGAATGTGAGGGTGCTGCAGGGCCTGGATGTGTCTGTGAAGACGGGCCAGACGCTGGCCCTGGTGGGCGAGAGCGGCTGTGGAAAGAGCACCTCGGTCCAGCTGCTGGAGCGCTTCTATGACACGGCTGAGGGACAAGTG TTTGCTGACGGTGCTGACATAAAGAGCTTGAATCTGGCCTGGCTGCGTTCTCAGCTGGGCTTGGTGTCCCAGGAGCCCATCCTGTTTGACTGCACCATCACAGAGAACATCCAGTATGGAGACAACGACAGACAGGTGTCTCAGGAGGAGGTCGAGGAAGCGGCCAAGAGTGCCAACATCCACAACTTCATACTCGGCCTTCCAGAG AAATACAACACGCGAGTTGGGGATAAGGGAGCCCAGCTGTCAGGAGGGCAGAAGCAGAGGATCGCTATCGCCCGGGCTCTGGTCCGACGGCCTAAGGTGCTGCTGCTGGATGAGGCTACCTCCGCCCTGGACACGGAGAGTGAGAAA ATTGTACAGCAGGCTCTGGATGATGCCCGACTCGGCCGGACCTGTATTGTCATCGCCCACCGTCTGTCCACCATCCAGAACGCTGACATGATAGCAGTCATCCAGAATGGCCAGGTGTCTGAACAGGGCACACACAACGAGCTGATGGCCAAACAGGGGGCTTATTATGCCCTGGTTAATGCGCAAGTCTCTCACTGA